The Narcine bancroftii isolate sNarBan1 chromosome 8, sNarBan1.hap1, whole genome shotgun sequence region ttggcagtttccgcaaaacaggacgtcaagcgctgaagagctggctctgaatggccaactaaagcggcatcgtctgcaaagagtagttcacggacaagtttctcttgtgtcttggtgtgagcttgcaggcgcctcagattgaagagactgccatccgtgcggtaccggatgtaaacagcgtcttcattgttgaggtctttcatggcttggttcagcatcacaaAAGTTgcctttctttgctagattccttgcataagatttatctcaagcaatttcctgctctgcagttatctagggtgtagatctcccatcttaatcctcaaggccagatcatcctgttgtcttgatcattaatcaattcataccccagatatttctaattatttctttgttctcgtctggtcacagtcttctgttctactcaacacctccttatgcctttaccttcctactgaattggtttatccattttctttttctctgacattttcagtcatggtactctttgttctcgtctggccatagtcttctgctctactcaacacctccttatgacttagcattcctactaaattggtttatacattttctctcttgtatttggaggcagcaaattctacaagtagtataatcagccaactttgctacatgctgtggctgttacttaattgcattcctatttcccttaaacagtataattgaagtaaatagtaaattgttacatagtactggattaatgaatacataatgaatagtacataggcatattttctatgattacttaaccccttggttccaacacacTGAAGGTTGCTCCGGATtaatctctctcctctttctgttttcttcctcccctccatccccctttccccAACCACACAGGCTCACACctgcttccacccccccccacccccatctccttcaGTGTCCGAGCTTTTCTCCCTATATCTCTACAGAAACCTGACCCAACCCTCTTCTAGCCTGAAGAGGAAACCACTGCTGAAAACACCCCAGGCCCAGAGGATGTGTTGATGACTGACCCATTGTTCCACTTGTGGGAGCCATGAAGACGTATCCATTGCCTGCCCTTGTTTCCAGCTAACAACTTTTATTCACCTGCTGAAACCACTGATTCCAAGGCCAAAACCCATTAGTGTCACCCTGCCACACAATGAAACTTTCCAAGGACTGTTGACCTCTCATTTCATCTACATTAGTTTTAACTTTTTGATTTTTAACATTTGTTTTAAGAATGCATTTCACATTTTCTGTATTCTGCTCTGTAAATAGTTTCACTTAagcctttttttaaattacagcttGTGTGTTTGTCTATCcgcccccactcccccaaccctGGTCACATCCCCCACTCTCAAGGGCACTACCCTgcttggccatttcagcccaagaatCCCTGATCTCCATTTTACACCCTATTCACCAtcctcagtacgttttgaaaggtgggaggaaacctgagcccctggagaaaaccaatgcagacaatataaattccatacagacagcatgggattcaaatgcATGTCCAGTCCCAAATGccagcactgtaaaggcattgcactaactgctacgccaaccatcccAGAGAATGGAGTTCACGCCACTAAAGTCACACTAACAGGCCTGGATTCACTTGGTCCACACTTTCCTGACATTTGACACCTCCTCCACTCCACTAGCCCACTCCCTGCATCCTGAGAAGAGGTAACAATGAAGGCCAGAGCCCCCATACCCCCTTTAATGGTTTGGGATATGTTTCATCGAGGGCTGCGACTGGTCCACTCTCACAGGAGCTAAACTcagttatttcccccccccccccatccagtgTTTAGCAGATCCAAtaccccacctcccctcctctGTATGAAGGTCCCTTCTCTTGTGAAGAAAGTTGGTGGGTGGGGAACAACCAGACTTTCACACAGAAATGGGCCTCAGAGGTCAATGCTCTTCCTCCGTCACCTGCTGCCCATTTACAACTTTACAATTAATCGTCTTTttctttgggtgcattttatttgCTTCAAGCTTTGTCCTGTGTGAATCGTCGCCGATTCCCAGACCGCAGTGGGACCAGGGACAGAAGGGGCGACATCTGATTGGTGGAGCGAGGCGTTTTGATTTGTTCGCTCAGGCTCCAACCAGAATGTTTCACTGCAAAATGTAAATCGCCTGATCTCTGAGCAACTATTGGCAATCCTGTTCGTCCCTGATTACTCATTAGCTTTGGGCCAAGGGGTATGCCCATTTAACCTGCACTCCGAGGGACTTCTGGATCATTTTGTGTTTGAAATCTAGGCTTCTTCAGGTACATTCTCCTCTAAGAATGGGCCTGAAGTAGAGGAAGCGGTCCTttgaattgccgttcaggtggcagcgctaaaagcgcagCGCTAGCCACCTGAAGGGGCAGCTGCACCGGATGCGCCTCTGAGCGCATTCCGGCTCCTGTCCTTTTCGGGCTGTCAgatttgggatggctggctgtcagttgGGACAGCCGGCGTGGGCTATCAGCACTGGGACATCCCAACACTGATCGCGCTGCCCCGCTCTCCCAATAGCCTGATATCAGtacccacactgtggggcagtCGGCGTGAGCATTAGCGGTTGGAATGCCCGGCACAAGCTGTAGAAGTTCGGGCATCTGGTTAGCAGCAGATCTACTGCAGCCTGCGCCGGCCACCCAAAACTCTACAGCCCGCGCCAGTTGCCCCAACTTGCAGCCCGCGCTGGCCATTCCATCCACTAAtgccacagtgtggggactgatatcgggctgttgggagagagcggggcaatggGATAAGTGTGGGGATGTCCCCGCTGACAGCCCACGCTggctacccctgccctaatgtCCTAATCGCGCcaggggaaggggcagctgggagaggagctgtcaggctcTCGCCAGCTGACTCATCCCGAAttcagccgctttcaggtggctgcattcaaggagctgggaggccactgtgctgcggcaattatccctctcggaggaaggttacaaagttcgccttgcaggcgcctcctgcgcATTCACGTGGCCTCCCGACTGCCGCATATTGctaaaatatgcggctttacaagcggggcagttggccacctgaaagtgcctggaCTGGCGAAACCAGCAGGCAAGGCGGGCAAGAAGCGCaggcgggggagggggaaataGAGAGTTACTCCATCTACATCTACAAGGTGATTAAGCAGGTTCACCCCAACATCGGCGTCTCCTCCAAGGCCATGAGCATCATGAACTCGTTCGTGAACGACATTTTTGAACGGATCGCGGGCGAGGCTTCCACAAGAGGTCGACCATCAGTTCCCGGGACATCCAGACGGCCGTGCGCCTGCTGCTGCCCAGGGAGTTGGCCAACAACGCCGTGTCGGAAGGGACAAAGGGGGTGACCAAGTACACCAGCTCCAAGTAAAGCTCCACAAAGTGCGGGTAAACAAACCGGAAACACAACGGCTCTTTTCAGAGCCACTCACAGTCTCGCTGAAAGAGTtgtacaaatgaaaaataaagggttCCAGGTATGAGGTTAGGAAAGTTTAGATCATTTAATTTAGAGACATCCAGcccggtaacaggtcatttcagcccacgattcTAGGCCGCCCAATTATACTCCACCCCCGGAACGTTTTGAAAGATTAAAGGAAACCGGAGTCTCCGAGGAAACACACAGAAAAGTGGAgcgcgtacaaactccttgcagacagcgcgggattcgaacccccatcCTGCATGCAGGCGTTGTAAAGCAACGCCAACCATACCGACGTTTATTTAGGTCGGCACAACTTTGTAGGCCGAAGAGCATTTACTTCCCAATAATATTCTAATGTTTAGTTAATAGTTTAAACTAAATTGTTGAACCTGAGATCTGGTTCGCGCGATTACCCTCAAGCAGTTGATATTGATCTAAGTTTGCGGTTCCACTACCCGTTCGTTCCTGGTGTCGCTGTTGATTTCGATCCCCTGAACGGCCACGGCAACTTTACATTCTCATCTTTGTTCCGCTCATCATTTACTCTGACAATTATGAGCAATTAATCTGGGCAAAACTGGCGTGTTAACTGTTTATTTGCGGGTGCCTTGTATTAACTGGAGCCCCGCTTGTTGTAACCGGCCCGGATCCCACCACGACCCGAGAACACAGTCGGCTCAATCTGCAGTCTGGGTTCCGACCTCAGTTTGACCAGGGAACCGGCCATATCACCAATCCGTTCACACAAGAACTCATGGCTGCTGAGAAGTTTCCATTTCAACATGTAACTGAAATAATCGGGTAACGAAGTTCTCGGGAATTGTCGGAACATCAATGCACACAATGTAAAAGTAAGGTGTTTGAGTAACGGCTGGTCAGCAGAAATCACGACAACGCTCAGAGTCACAACAACTTGTTACAGACTCTGCACAAAATGTCTTCGAGCGGACATTTCCCGCGCTCAACGACCTGCCGCCTGCTCATTGGTTCATAAAACAGTTCTCGGATTGGGTTCCTCGCTCACCAATGAAATCAAGTGCTTAATCTCCAATCAGAAGGCTCCCACTGCAATCCTCCTGATGGTATAAATACGACTGCGACGCTATTTTATTATTTTCGATAAAGAACTTTGAGAAGATTTGAAAATGAGCGGACGGGGGAAAACTAGCGGCAAAGTTCGTGCTAAGGCCAAGTCCCGCTCGTCCCGGGCCGGACTCCAGTTCCCGGTGGGCCGTGTTCATAGGCTCCTGAGAAAGGGGAACTATGCTGAGCGGGTGGGCGCCGGAGCTCCGGTCTATCTGGCAGCTGTGCTCGAGTATCTGACGGCTGAAATCCTCGAGCTGGCCGGCAACGCGGCTCGGGACAACAAGAAGACTCGCATCATCCCCAGACACCTTCAGCTGGCCGTCCGTAACGACGAGGAGCTCAACAAGCTGTTGGGAGGGGTGACCATTGCTCAGGGCGGGGTGTTGCCGAATATCCAAGCCGTGCTGTTGCCCAAGAAAACCAGTGCAGTCAGCAACTCCAAGAGCAAGTAAATGTGAGAGTCATCGACCTGAGACCCAAAGGCTCTTTTCAGAGCCGCTCACAGTGTCTGTGACAGGGCGTAAACCGGCTGTGCGAGAGCGGAGGATTTCGCTATGTTGATTTGTCACTCCCTGCCGTCATTCTAAAACCTTTTCTATGTTTCACCTTAATTCCTGAATTGAACTTGTATCGTCTCTGCTGCCTACTTTACATCTCTTTGCTTATCGAGCTCATTCCTCGATTTCCCCGGTATCGACATTTTGGCATTTTTAGTAGGCTctttcagatggccagaataccccgatgtaaagccgggGTACCCACCCGGGTCTGATGCGCCTCCTTGGTGCACTCACCAACCCTCCTTTGGGAGGGTGAAGACCTCTGATGCACCTGAATGCCGCCGCCTGAAAGGGGTGGGTGATGATACTATCAGCCGGTAACCCAACTCCTTGCTGCCCGACAGCCCCAGTCCTGGCTGGACATCCTGATATACCGCCGACTTCCCCTTCCCAGTAAGGCAAGGTCTGACAGGCAGCGGGGACAGAGACGGCCGGCATGGGACATCGGGGGCAGTAGGtgagggctgtcacagcccggctggccgctctctgctgctcaaactg contains the following coding sequences:
- the LOC138740942 gene encoding histone H2A type 1-like, with protein sequence MSGRGKTSGKVRAKAKSRSSRAGLQFPVGRVHRLLRKGNYAERVGAGAPVYLAAVLEYLTAEILELAGNAARDNKKTRIIPRHLQLAVRNDEELNKLLGGVTIAQGGVLPNIQAVLLPKKTSAVSNSKSK
- the LOC138741633 gene encoding LOW QUALITY PROTEIN: histone H2B, gonadal-like (The sequence of the model RefSeq protein was modified relative to this genomic sequence to represent the inferred CDS: inserted 1 base in 1 codon; deleted 2 bases in 1 codon), whose protein sequence is MSPLTAHAGYPCPNVLIAPGEGAAGRGAVAAFKELGGHCAAAIIPLGGRLQSSPCRRLLRIHVASRLPHIAKICGFTSGAVGHLKVPGLAKPAGKAGKKRRRGRGIESYSIYIYKVIKQVHPNIGVSSKAMSIMNSFVNDIFERIAGEASXKRSTISSRDIQTAVRLLLPRELANNAVSEGTKGVTKYTSSK